The following are encoded together in the Paraburkholderia sp. BL10I2N1 genome:
- a CDS encoding tyrosine-type recombinase/integrase, with protein MSTSTSLQRFVEHYLTERRRLGFALRSEGYALRSFARHVQAVDHRGALNEEVMTDWARRDSHASEDPRTWARRLKRLRSFTRWLQQFEPRTEVPDEAIFGRLPERQAPHIYNEREIVDLLAAARRLGPAPGLRGVVYETLFGLLASTGLRISEALALRNYDVDLRRGMLTVERTKFAKSRQVPMHPSTVEALRRYRWMRDLAGASAQDDAPFFVGTRGQRRGLPLNTHHVERVFAALRKQLGWRNRGTHHAPRIHDLRHTFIVRRIVLWQAQGIDIDQSMLSLSTYVGHAMVTNTYWYLSAVPELMSLAAQRFASFSLQTEAPDA; from the coding sequence ATGAGCACCAGCACCTCCCTGCAACGATTCGTTGAGCACTATCTGACTGAGCGTCGCCGATTGGGCTTCGCCTTGCGCAGTGAAGGCTATGCCCTACGCAGCTTCGCGCGTCATGTACAGGCCGTCGATCACCGCGGAGCATTGAACGAGGAAGTCATGACCGACTGGGCTCGACGCGATAGCCACGCCAGCGAAGATCCGCGCACGTGGGCGCGCCGGCTGAAGCGGTTGCGCTCCTTCACGCGTTGGCTGCAGCAGTTCGAGCCACGCACCGAAGTGCCCGACGAGGCGATCTTCGGTCGGCTGCCGGAACGGCAGGCTCCACACATCTACAACGAACGCGAGATCGTTGATTTGCTGGCCGCCGCGCGGCGACTGGGACCGGCTCCAGGCTTGCGGGGCGTCGTCTACGAAACGCTGTTCGGTCTGCTTGCCAGTACTGGCCTACGGATCTCGGAAGCGCTGGCTCTGCGCAACTACGATGTTGATCTGAGACGCGGCATGCTCACCGTCGAGCGGACCAAGTTCGCCAAGTCTCGTCAGGTACCCATGCACCCGAGCACAGTTGAAGCGTTGCGTCGCTATCGCTGGATGCGCGATCTCGCCGGTGCGTCAGCGCAGGACGATGCTCCGTTCTTCGTCGGCACGCGTGGGCAACGACGTGGATTGCCACTGAACACGCACCACGTGGAACGCGTCTTCGCGGCCCTGCGCAAGCAATTGGGCTGGCGCAATCGCGGTACTCACCATGCCCCGCGCATCCACGACCTGAGGCACACCTTCATCGTGCGCCGCATCGTGCTGTGGCAAGCACAGGGCATCGACATCGATCAGTCGATGTTGTCGCTATCGACCTACGTCGGACACGCCATGGTTACCAACACCTACTGGTACCTCTCGGCAGTGCCCGAGCTGATGTCGTTGGCTGCACAGCGCTTTGCGTCATTCAGTTTACAGACGGAGGCTCCAGATGCGTAA
- a CDS encoding site-specific integrase encodes MGHLLIVLRAQGAVNPPRLHRTPVDEELLRYDEYMGHVRGLAPKTRSTGLRIVGRLLASRFGDGAIDITAVKPDHVRRFFAKQSRLYSKPANAGTVVAALRGYFRYRASLGDVVHGLIGALSYPANWQLASLPQALTAEEVEQLVASLGKPGRSLRRADAIVRCALDLGLRSGEIARLSLEDIDWRAGTLTLRHTKGRRDDVLPLPATTGKAIAAYLKYERPKTCNRAVFVRHVAPRDQPVGPDCVRKAIRQTFARAGLPYTRSHLLRHTMANRLLASGSSLKEVADVLRHRSLNTTLIYAKLDSRKLVEVALPWPGSAA; translated from the coding sequence TTGGGCCATCTGCTGATTGTGTTGCGCGCCCAAGGTGCTGTGAACCCGCCGAGGTTGCACAGAACTCCGGTTGATGAGGAACTGCTCCGTTACGACGAGTACATGGGCCATGTGCGTGGTCTGGCGCCCAAGACCCGGAGCACGGGTTTGCGAATCGTGGGGCGACTGCTGGCTTCGCGCTTCGGCGACGGCGCCATCGACATCACGGCAGTCAAACCCGATCATGTCCGGCGCTTCTTCGCGAAACAGTCCAGGCTATACAGCAAGCCGGCGAACGCCGGTACGGTGGTCGCAGCCTTGCGCGGGTACTTTCGATATCGCGCGTCGCTTGGTGACGTGGTGCACGGACTGATCGGCGCGCTTTCGTATCCAGCCAACTGGCAGTTAGCATCACTTCCGCAGGCACTGACCGCCGAGGAAGTCGAGCAACTGGTCGCCTCGCTCGGCAAACCGGGACGCTCGCTGCGGCGCGCCGACGCTATCGTGCGCTGCGCCCTGGATCTCGGGCTTCGCAGTGGTGAGATTGCCCGGCTCAGCCTCGAAGACATTGACTGGCGCGCCGGAACGCTCACGCTGCGTCATACCAAGGGCCGCCGCGATGATGTACTGCCCTTGCCGGCAACGACCGGCAAGGCCATCGCGGCGTACCTGAAGTACGAACGTCCGAAGACATGTAACCGCGCGGTCTTCGTCCGCCACGTGGCACCACGCGATCAGCCCGTCGGCCCCGACTGCGTCCGCAAGGCCATCCGTCAGACCTTTGCGCGCGCGGGCTTGCCCTACACGCGATCGCACCTGCTGCGACACACGATGGCCAATCGTCTATTGGCAAGCGGCTCCTCCCTCAAGGAGGTGGCCGATGTTCTGCGCCACCGCTCCCTGAATACCACGTTGATTTACGCCAAACTCGACAGCCGGAAGCTTGTCGAGGTGGCCTTGCCGTGGCCGGGGAGCGCAGCATGA
- a CDS encoding winged helix-turn-helix domain-containing protein, with amino-acid sequence MKADLIERYAANLYGVLSCFDRILITGTLPGACYAAGMTSFLNANGIRLFDYARFAEPLRERIRVRAQEVCAAAGIEIEHVNKSHIRKEDLVARVLQGRGDAPGLVHVISAMEACPSYKPWHDKSSGKTYLRPETGKCLHYYFYFIDDELGLCYLRVPTWAPFGLQFYCNGHGAVARALKREGIGFVQADNAFLRIADMDRAQAIADALSPDMLHERLDRYAQWLCPVLDVFGQTYHWSLRQAEYSTDLMFRSQQTLVPLYDVLSRQAVLAAHAGKVAGFLGKKVTPQLAQEIGSRLSTRIEGRCIKHHMGVASVKVYDKFSHVLRIETTINDVSFFKHHRKVEHRNGQSTYELAALRKTIYSLFDLREIMLGCNQRYLAFLSSLDDPSAGERDLQRLSQSRVGSNERRVKGLNFFNGGEQALLRALQRGEFNVHGLRRADLARHVDMSAPVLSRQLSRLRTLGLIKKVAHTYRYYLTRLGRAAIAAACSLTRFNIVPILAAAH; translated from the coding sequence ATGAAGGCCGATCTGATTGAGCGTTACGCGGCGAATCTGTACGGCGTGCTGTCGTGCTTTGACCGAATCCTGATCACGGGCACGCTGCCCGGCGCGTGCTACGCAGCGGGCATGACGAGTTTTCTGAACGCCAACGGCATTCGCCTATTCGACTACGCCAGGTTCGCCGAACCGCTGCGCGAACGCATCCGTGTGCGCGCGCAAGAGGTCTGCGCTGCCGCCGGCATCGAGATTGAGCACGTCAACAAGAGCCACATCCGCAAGGAAGATCTGGTGGCACGCGTGCTGCAGGGGCGTGGCGATGCACCCGGGCTGGTGCACGTCATCTCGGCGATGGAGGCCTGCCCGAGCTACAAGCCGTGGCACGACAAGAGCAGCGGCAAGACCTACCTGCGCCCCGAGACGGGCAAGTGTCTGCACTACTACTTCTACTTCATCGATGACGAACTCGGGCTGTGCTACCTCAGGGTCCCGACCTGGGCACCGTTCGGCTTGCAGTTCTACTGCAATGGCCACGGCGCCGTGGCCCGTGCGCTCAAGCGCGAGGGCATCGGGTTCGTGCAGGCCGACAACGCCTTTTTGCGCATTGCCGATATGGACCGTGCACAGGCCATCGCCGACGCGCTGAGCCCCGATATGCTGCATGAGCGACTGGACCGCTACGCGCAGTGGCTGTGCCCGGTGCTCGACGTGTTCGGCCAGACCTACCACTGGAGCCTGCGGCAGGCCGAGTATTCCACTGACCTGATGTTCCGCAGCCAACAGACGCTGGTGCCGCTGTACGACGTGCTGTCGCGTCAGGCGGTGCTGGCCGCGCACGCCGGGAAAGTAGCCGGCTTCCTGGGCAAGAAGGTCACGCCGCAATTGGCGCAGGAGATCGGCTCGCGGCTGTCCACCCGCATCGAGGGACGCTGCATCAAGCACCATATGGGCGTTGCCAGCGTCAAGGTTTACGACAAGTTCTCCCATGTGTTGCGGATAGAAACCACCATCAACGACGTGAGCTTCTTCAAACACCACCGCAAGGTGGAACACAGGAATGGCCAAAGCACCTACGAACTCGCAGCGTTGAGGAAAACCATCTACAGCCTGTTCGACCTGCGCGAGATCATGCTGGGCTGCAACCAGCGCTACCTCGCGTTTTTGTCGAGTCTGGATGACCCCAGCGCAGGTGAGCGCGACCTTCAACGTTTGAGCCAGTCCCGCGTGGGCAGTAATGAGCGCAGGGTCAAAGGACTCAACTTCTTCAACGGCGGCGAGCAAGCACTGCTGCGTGCCTTGCAGCGCGGCGAGTTCAACGTGCATGGCCTGCGCCGTGCCGATCTGGCCAGGCATGTGGACATGAGCGCCCCGGTGCTGTCCCGACAGCTCTCGCGACTGCGCACACTCGGCTTGATCAAGAAGGTGGCCCATACCTACCGCTACTACCTCACGCGTCTGGGCCGCGCCGCCATCGCTGCTGCCTGTTCTCTCACCCGTTTCAACATCGTTCCAATTCTGGCCGCAGCACACTGA
- a CDS encoding ISL3 family transposase — MRRVRDLPNGDVRIYLELEARRVRCRCDGSVKGERLSFLADNPHYTKRFAWYVGRRCRDSTIKDVADELQLHWHTVKDLEMQYMRAQLERFGTPGPKVIGIDEISIGKGQTYRIVVSDLIRGRAIWFGGEDRKEASMHQFYDWLGEKKARGIRLVVMDMWRPFYNVAQERVPHAAILYDKFHVIKQLNEALDEVRKSEYARLQGEQRRYIKGQKYVLLSHRENLSMEGRNSLKTLLAANRRLNTAYLLKESFGQLWDYEREGWARRFFENWKSSLKWQRLKPYEKFAAMVERHWDGIASYCKPENKVPLGFVEGLNNKVRVIQRRAYGLRDEEYLRLKILTCMLPRI; from the coding sequence GTGCGTCGCGTTCGAGATCTGCCGAACGGCGATGTACGGATTTACCTGGAACTCGAAGCTCGTCGGGTCCGCTGTCGATGCGATGGCAGCGTGAAAGGCGAACGACTGAGCTTTCTGGCGGACAACCCTCACTACACGAAGCGCTTCGCGTGGTACGTCGGTCGCCGCTGTCGCGACAGCACGATCAAGGACGTGGCTGACGAACTGCAATTGCACTGGCACACGGTCAAGGACCTCGAGATGCAGTACATGCGGGCGCAACTGGAGCGGTTCGGCACGCCCGGGCCGAAGGTCATCGGCATCGACGAGATTTCGATTGGCAAGGGACAGACGTACCGCATTGTTGTGAGCGACCTGATACGGGGCCGTGCAATCTGGTTTGGTGGCGAAGATCGAAAGGAGGCCAGCATGCATCAGTTCTATGACTGGCTGGGCGAGAAAAAAGCCCGCGGCATCCGGCTTGTCGTGATGGACATGTGGCGACCGTTTTACAACGTCGCGCAGGAACGCGTGCCGCATGCGGCCATCCTGTACGACAAATTCCACGTCATAAAGCAGCTCAACGAAGCCCTGGATGAAGTGCGCAAGAGCGAATACGCTCGCCTGCAAGGCGAGCAGCGGCGCTACATCAAAGGCCAGAAGTACGTTCTGCTCAGTCATCGCGAGAACCTGTCGATGGAAGGCAGGAACTCGTTGAAGACGCTGCTCGCAGCGAACCGACGTCTGAATACCGCGTACCTGCTCAAGGAGTCGTTCGGGCAGTTGTGGGACTACGAGCGCGAAGGCTGGGCACGTCGCTTCTTCGAGAACTGGAAATCCAGCTTGAAGTGGCAGCGTTTGAAGCCCTACGAGAAGTTTGCCGCGATGGTCGAGCGTCATTGGGACGGGATTGCTTCCTATTGCAAGCCAGAAAACAAGGTGCCGCTCGGATTCGTTGAGGGACTCAACAACAAGGTTCGGGTTATCCAGCGACGCGCGTACGGATTGCGAGATGAGGAATATCTGCGCCTGAAGATCCTCACTTGCATGCTGCCTCGAATCTGA
- a CDS encoding patatin-like phospholipase family protein codes for MRQNQDTSDSLRKPFKLPAYAEVALVLQGGGALGSYQAGVYEGLEEAGIHPGWISGISIGALNTAIIAGNAPGKRTEALRGFWNTICQPADMLTHMGAWLPRAMGMYELSRKWSSFLAAGRALAEGQRGFFSPRLSVPIPGLGKRSPKEVSFYDTAALRATLLEFADFERINDGDIRVSVGAVNVRTGNLVYFDNTQMRLAPEHFMASGALPPGFPAVEIDGEYYWDGGLVSNTPLTEVIGDPHHRDTLVFQVDLWSAGGGLPGDLMDVSARTKDIQYSSRTRAITAMLGSKQRHAQLIKELLRHVPQGVDEQHPLIQEAREVADGSAVNVVHLIYKNKAYEGHYKDFEFSVDTMGEHWQTGLDDIRASFEHPDWFAIPSHDSGFVTHDVHRLGGAPEKTRLKAATELAYHLRGRNRAGVAQPQFEVVPPKSVPPGEIEKETEQETMGR; via the coding sequence ATGCGCCAAAATCAAGACACATCAGACTCGCTTCGCAAGCCTTTCAAGCTTCCGGCCTATGCCGAAGTCGCCCTCGTGCTACAGGGTGGCGGTGCGCTGGGCTCCTATCAGGCCGGCGTCTACGAAGGCCTCGAGGAAGCTGGCATTCATCCAGGGTGGATTTCCGGCATCTCCATCGGTGCGCTTAACACCGCCATCATCGCGGGCAACGCCCCGGGCAAACGTACCGAGGCATTGCGCGGTTTCTGGAACACCATCTGCCAGCCGGCGGACATGCTCACGCACATGGGTGCATGGCTGCCCCGCGCAATGGGCATGTACGAACTGTCGCGCAAGTGGTCGAGCTTCCTGGCGGCAGGGCGCGCACTCGCCGAAGGGCAGCGGGGCTTTTTCTCGCCGCGCCTTTCGGTGCCCATCCCTGGCTTGGGCAAGCGCTCGCCCAAAGAGGTGAGCTTCTACGATACCGCTGCGCTTCGCGCTACCCTTCTGGAATTTGCCGATTTCGAGCGCATCAACGACGGGGATATTCGCGTCTCCGTCGGCGCAGTCAACGTGCGCACGGGTAACCTCGTCTACTTCGACAACACGCAGATGCGCCTTGCGCCCGAGCACTTCATGGCCTCGGGTGCGCTCCCGCCTGGCTTTCCTGCCGTCGAGATTGACGGCGAATACTACTGGGACGGTGGCCTGGTGTCGAACACCCCATTGACCGAGGTTATAGGCGACCCGCACCACAGGGACACTCTGGTCTTCCAGGTTGACCTCTGGAGCGCAGGCGGCGGGCTGCCCGGCGACCTGATGGACGTGTCCGCGCGCACCAAGGACATCCAGTATTCCAGCCGGACCCGCGCTATCACCGCGATGCTCGGGTCGAAGCAGCGTCATGCACAACTCATCAAAGAGTTGCTCAGACACGTACCGCAGGGGGTGGACGAGCAGCATCCGCTTATCCAGGAGGCACGGGAAGTTGCAGATGGTAGTGCGGTCAATGTTGTGCACCTTATCTACAAGAACAAGGCTTACGAGGGGCATTACAAGGATTTCGAATTCAGCGTCGACACGATGGGAGAGCACTGGCAGACGGGGCTTGACGACATTCGCGCGTCGTTTGAGCATCCGGACTGGTTTGCGATACCCAGCCACGATTCCGGTTTCGTGACGCACGATGTGCATCGCCTCGGGGGCGCGCCTGAAAAGACACGCCTGAAGGCCGCGACCGAGCTGGCGTATCACTTGCGCGGGCGCAATAGAGCAGGAGTTGCGCAACCACAGTTCGAAGTGGTACCGCCGAAGTCCGTTCCACCTGGGGAGATCGAGAAGGAGACAGAGCAGGAAACGATGGGTCGATAG
- a CDS encoding CoA-acylating methylmalonate-semialdehyde dehydrogenase: MSEANQVGERVRELSHFIDGQRAPGASGQFANVFDPAQGRVTARVPVANAAEVDAAVAAAKAAFLTWSETAPLKRARLMFRFKELLEAHSDELAELITRDHGKLFEDAKGEVVRGIEIVEFACGIPNLLKTDFTDQIVGGMDAWNLRQPVGVAVGVTPFNFPMVVPCWMFVMAAATGNTFILKPSERTPSASIRLAELFIEAGFPKGVFNVVHGSKAVVDALMQHPDVAAVSAVASTPVAEYIYSESAKRGKRVQALGSAKNHLVVMPDANLDQTVDAVINSAYGSAGERCMATSVVVAVGNVADELIGRLAPRVHSLRIGGGMEPDLDMGPLISAAHRTRVLGYIDAGVAAGARLVVDGRAHTVPGHEEGFFLGGSLFDDVTPDMSIYREEIFGPVLSVVRMPDLASAIALVNAHELGNCVSLFTSDGGAARAFSRQIQVGMVGINVPSPVPSAWHSFGGWKRSLFGDHHAYGEEAVRFYTRYKSVMERWPDSIAKGAEFAMPVAR, encoded by the coding sequence ATGAGCGAAGCAAATCAAGTCGGCGAGCGCGTGCGCGAGCTGAGTCATTTCATCGACGGTCAACGCGCCCCTGGCGCAAGCGGGCAGTTCGCCAACGTCTTCGATCCGGCGCAAGGCCGGGTGACGGCCCGCGTGCCGGTCGCCAACGCCGCTGAAGTCGACGCCGCCGTCGCCGCTGCGAAAGCCGCGTTCCTGACCTGGAGCGAAACCGCGCCGCTGAAGCGCGCTCGTTTGATGTTCAGGTTCAAGGAGCTGCTTGAAGCGCATTCAGATGAACTCGCCGAGCTCATTACGCGCGACCACGGCAAGCTGTTCGAGGATGCAAAGGGCGAGGTGGTGCGCGGTATCGAAATCGTCGAATTCGCTTGCGGCATTCCGAACCTGCTCAAGACCGATTTCACCGATCAGATCGTCGGCGGCATGGACGCCTGGAATCTACGTCAGCCAGTGGGTGTGGCCGTGGGCGTCACGCCGTTCAATTTCCCGATGGTGGTGCCGTGCTGGATGTTCGTGATGGCGGCCGCGACCGGCAACACCTTCATACTCAAGCCCTCGGAGCGCACGCCGTCAGCATCGATCCGGCTTGCCGAACTGTTCATCGAGGCGGGCTTTCCCAAAGGTGTGTTCAATGTCGTGCATGGCAGCAAGGCCGTGGTCGATGCGCTGATGCAGCACCCCGATGTGGCGGCGGTATCTGCTGTGGCCTCGACGCCGGTTGCCGAATACATCTACAGTGAAAGCGCAAAGCGCGGCAAGCGCGTGCAGGCGCTGGGCAGTGCGAAGAACCATCTCGTCGTCATGCCCGACGCCAATCTCGACCAGACGGTCGATGCGGTGATCAACTCGGCGTATGGCTCGGCCGGCGAGCGCTGCATGGCGACCTCCGTCGTGGTGGCGGTAGGGAATGTTGCCGATGAGCTGATCGGGCGTCTCGCGCCGCGCGTGCACTCGCTCAGGATCGGCGGCGGCATGGAGCCCGATCTGGACATGGGGCCGCTCATCAGCGCCGCGCATCGCACCAGGGTGCTGGGCTATATCGATGCGGGCGTCGCGGCAGGTGCCAGGCTGGTCGTCGATGGTCGCGCTCATACCGTGCCCGGCCACGAAGAGGGCTTCTTTCTCGGCGGCTCGCTCTTTGACGACGTGACGCCGGATATGAGCATCTATCGGGAAGAGATTTTCGGGCCGGTCCTGTCGGTTGTGCGCATGCCTGATCTCGCGAGTGCGATCGCACTCGTCAACGCGCACGAACTGGGGAACTGCGTATCGCTTTTCACATCCGACGGCGGCGCGGCGCGCGCATTCTCCCGGCAGATTCAGGTGGGTATGGTGGGCATCAACGTGCCGAGCCCGGTGCCGTCGGCGTGGCATTCGTTCGGGGGCTGGAAGCGATCGCTGTTCGGCGACCATCACGCATACGGCGAGGAAGCTGTGCGCTTTTACACGCGCTACAAGAGCGTCATGGAGCGCTGGCCCGACAGCATCGCCAAAGGCGCGGAATTCGCGATGCCCGTGGCCAGGTAA
- a CDS encoding copper chaperone has protein sequence MKFSLKDEIRSDDIATIEHAMKTVDADAKVNVDIGTKTVSVDSWLMPEEFLVAFVDEDYDVTIAEA, from the coding sequence ATGAAATTCTCACTGAAAGATGAAATTCGCTCTGACGATATTGCAACCATTGAACATGCGATGAAGACCGTCGACGCCGACGCCAAGGTCAACGTTGACATCGGCACGAAGACGGTCAGCGTTGATTCGTGGCTGATGCCTGAAGAGTTTCTTGTCGCGTTCGTCGATGAAGACTATGACGTGACCATTGCCGAAGCGTAA
- a CDS encoding MarR family winged helix-turn-helix transcriptional regulator gives MSLYHEDSFLPVQRIVSALSKARHLLTADMHAAFAGTGVGSSHVGALLLLSLGIACTSVGLSRLLGVDPGFVTRIIDRLESQGLVRRDRDNPDRRVVNLTLTEAGRNVAARIAEIVPAVLNRRQSGFTPLEFAALSSLLGRLVDE, from the coding sequence ATGAGCCTCTATCACGAAGACAGTTTTTTGCCGGTCCAACGCATCGTCTCTGCGTTGAGCAAAGCCCGCCACCTGCTCACCGCGGACATGCACGCCGCATTTGCGGGCACGGGCGTCGGTAGTTCGCACGTCGGCGCACTGTTGCTCCTTTCCCTGGGCATTGCGTGCACGTCGGTCGGGTTGTCCAGACTGCTGGGCGTCGATCCGGGATTCGTCACACGAATAATCGACCGTCTGGAAAGCCAAGGCCTCGTGCGCCGGGACCGCGACAATCCGGACCGGCGGGTGGTCAACCTGACGTTGACCGAAGCCGGTCGGAATGTTGCCGCGCGGATCGCAGAGATTGTGCCGGCGGTGTTGAACCGACGCCAGTCGGGCTTTACCCCGCTGGAATTCGCAGCCTTAAGCAGTCTGCTCGGCAGGCTGGTGGATGAATGA
- a CDS encoding DHA2 family efflux MFS transporter permease subunit has protein sequence MNPPKNPSAPAPLTGWQFALGTFAVALATFMNVLDSSIANVAIPTLSGDLGVSVDEGTWVITLFAAANAVSIPLTGWLTQRVGQVKLFVAAILLFVVASAACGLAPNLPVLLVARIVQGAVAGPLVPLSQALLLASFPREKSSSALSLWAMTATVGPIAGPALGGWITDNYNWSWIFYINVPVGLFAAAVIWVLYRKRETPSRKLPVDKVGLLSLIVWVGALQIMLDKGKDLDWFNSPVIWALTIVALVAFLFFVIWELTEAKPIVDLRLFTGRNFLGGTIAISIAYAVFFANLVILPTWIQEFLGYRAVDAGLVTAPLGIFAVLLAPIMGKVMPKSDARVLATLAFLGFAGVFLMRSWYTTGVDAYTLVLPTLLQGIPMALFFTPLTAIILSGLPPEKIPAAAGLSNFARIFAGAAGTSLMSTVWNDRTIQHHAQLAEQTSLNNPSYVHALADIQTTLHASLFKAQAFFETQLSAQASMLGLNDVFWLSAVIFVVIIPLIWITKPSKDGAKNAAGAGGH, from the coding sequence ATGAACCCGCCAAAAAACCCGAGCGCTCCGGCGCCATTGACTGGCTGGCAGTTCGCACTCGGCACCTTCGCGGTGGCCCTCGCCACCTTCATGAATGTGCTGGACTCGTCGATCGCCAACGTCGCGATCCCGACGCTGTCCGGTGACCTGGGCGTGTCGGTCGACGAAGGCACATGGGTCATCACGCTGTTCGCCGCGGCCAATGCGGTGTCGATTCCGCTGACCGGCTGGCTGACGCAGCGGGTCGGGCAGGTCAAGCTCTTCGTGGCGGCGATCCTGCTTTTCGTAGTGGCGTCCGCCGCGTGCGGCCTCGCGCCCAACCTGCCTGTGCTGCTCGTGGCCCGCATCGTGCAGGGCGCAGTGGCGGGGCCGCTGGTGCCCTTGTCGCAAGCACTCTTGCTTGCTTCGTTTCCGCGGGAAAAGAGTTCGAGCGCGCTGTCGCTGTGGGCGATGACCGCAACGGTGGGGCCGATCGCCGGGCCAGCCTTGGGCGGCTGGATCACCGACAACTACAACTGGTCGTGGATCTTCTACATCAATGTGCCCGTCGGCCTCTTCGCCGCCGCGGTGATCTGGGTGCTCTACCGCAAGCGCGAAACGCCGTCGCGCAAGCTGCCGGTCGACAAGGTGGGGCTCCTCTCGCTGATCGTATGGGTGGGCGCGCTGCAGATCATGCTCGACAAGGGCAAGGATCTCGACTGGTTCAATTCGCCGGTGATCTGGGCGCTCACGATCGTCGCGCTGGTCGCGTTCCTGTTCTTCGTGATCTGGGAGTTGACCGAGGCCAAGCCGATCGTCGACCTGCGCCTCTTTACCGGACGCAACTTCCTGGGCGGCACCATCGCGATATCGATCGCATACGCGGTCTTCTTCGCCAACCTCGTGATCCTGCCGACGTGGATTCAGGAGTTCCTGGGCTACCGGGCCGTCGATGCGGGGCTCGTGACAGCGCCGCTCGGCATCTTCGCCGTGTTGCTTGCGCCGATAATGGGCAAGGTCATGCCGAAATCGGACGCGCGTGTGCTGGCGACGCTCGCTTTCCTCGGCTTTGCGGGCGTGTTCCTGATGCGCTCGTGGTACACGACGGGCGTCGACGCCTACACGCTCGTTCTGCCGACGCTGCTGCAGGGCATCCCGATGGCGCTGTTCTTCACACCGCTCACGGCGATCATCCTGTCCGGCTTGCCGCCGGAGAAAATCCCGGCGGCCGCGGGTCTGTCGAACTTCGCACGGATCTTCGCCGGCGCGGCGGGCACGTCGCTCATGAGCACCGTCTGGAACGACCGGACGATCCAGCACCATGCGCAACTCGCCGAGCAAACCAGCTTGAACAACCCGTCCTATGTGCACGCGCTCGCCGATATTCAGACGACGCTGCACGCAAGTCTCTTCAAAGCCCAGGCCTTTTTCGAAACCCAATTGAGCGCGCAGGCGTCGATGCTCGGCCTGAACGATGTGTTCTGGCTGTCGGCGGTGATCTTTGTCGTGATCATTCCGCTCATCTGGATCACCAAGCCCAGCAAGGACGGCGCAAAGAACGCAGCGGGCGCGGGCGGTCACTGA
- a CDS encoding MarR family transcriptional regulator gives MKHYTPESFSLTQSVGYLLTKARNLITAEVDTALKDLDVTGSQMGIFLAMERGLASTPFELSKLLSVDTGLMTRMLDKLETKGLLERSRSVDDRRVVNLVLTKKGEEIAAEIPQIAPEVLNARLKKFTKAEFEELCRLLNKFIGE, from the coding sequence GTGAAGCACTACACACCTGAAAGTTTCTCCCTGACGCAAAGCGTCGGGTATTTGCTGACCAAGGCTCGCAACCTGATCACTGCGGAAGTGGACACGGCCCTCAAGGATCTGGACGTCACCGGCTCGCAGATGGGCATTTTCCTTGCGATGGAGCGCGGCCTGGCCTCCACGCCGTTCGAGCTCTCGAAGTTGTTGTCCGTCGACACCGGACTGATGACGCGGATGCTGGACAAGCTGGAAACGAAGGGGCTGCTGGAACGCTCGCGCAGCGTGGACGATCGCCGGGTGGTCAACCTGGTGCTGACGAAGAAAGGCGAAGAAATCGCGGCCGAGATTCCGCAAATCGCGCCGGAAGTGCTCAACGCGCGGTTGAAGAAGTTCACGAAGGCGGAGTTCGAAGAGTTGTGCCGTCTGCTTAACAAGTTCATTGGAGAGTGA